The following DNA comes from Microbispora sp. ZYX-F-249.
TCGTCCAGTTCCCCCGGGATGCTCTCGGCCTGCGGTCCGACATGGTCGGGCGGCTCGCCGCGGCGCCGTTTCCCGTCCGGACCGGCATCACCGGCGTCCTGGCCGCACACCTCAAGCACCTGGCCGGCAACGCCGAGAGCCTCACCCCGCACAGCGCGCGGGCCGTGGCCGCCGTCACCCTCGACCTGATCGCGGCCGCCTACGCCGACCGGCTCGAGGCCGACGACGCACTGACCCCCGAAGCACGACGCCAGGCCCTGCTGTCCCTGATCCACGACTTCATCCGGCAACGGCTCGGCGACCCGGACCTGACCCCGGAAACGATCGCCGCGGCACACCAGATCTCCGTACGGCACCTGTACACGC
Coding sequences within:
- a CDS encoding helix-turn-helix domain-containing protein, producing the protein VQFPRDALGLRSDMVGRLAAAPFPVRTGITGVLAAHLKHLAGNAESLTPHSARAVAAVTLDLIAAAYADRLEADDALTPEARRQALLSLIHDFIRQRLGDPDLTPETIAAAHQISVRHLYTLFREQGLTVAAWIRRLRLEQCHHDLADPRQRSLTIQAIAARRGFTDAATFSRAFRAAYGMSPRDHR